A region of Larimichthys crocea isolate SSNF chromosome X, L_crocea_2.0, whole genome shotgun sequence DNA encodes the following proteins:
- the med28 gene encoding mediator of RNA polymerase II transcription subunit 28, whose protein sequence is MASSMSGMFSGQQPSGAHPVGGPGGPGQPGFPATATRPQGTNTLVDELEASFEACFASLVSQDYVNGTDQEEIRTGVDQCIQKFLDVARQTECFFLQKRLQLSVQKPEQVVKEDVSELRNELQRKELLVQKHLSKLHHWQQVLEDVSVQHRKPSDLPPTGPLAFLEQASASLPPAPLKPN, encoded by the exons ATGGCCTCGTCCATGAGCGGGATGTTTTCCGGTCAGCAGCCGTCTGGTGCGCATCCCGTCGGTGGTCCCGGTGGACCGGGCCAGCCTGGCTTCCCCGCTACCGCTACCAGACCCCAAGGTACTAACACGCTGGTGGATGAACTGGAGGCTTCCTTCGAG GCATGTTTTGCATCTCTGGTAAGCCAAGACTACGTAAATGGAACTGACCAGGAGGAGATCCGAACAG GTGTTGACCAGTGCATACAAAAGTTCTTGGACGTGGCTCGACAGACAGAGTGCTTCTTCTTACAGAAGAGGCTTCAGTTATCTGTGCAGAAACCGGAGCAGGTGGTGAAAGAG GATGTGTCAGAGTTACGTAATGAGCTGCAGAGGAAAGAATTACTGGTCCAGAAACACTTGTCCAAACTGCACCACTGGCAACAAGTTCTGGAGGATGTGAGCGTTCAACACCGCAAACCCTCAGACCTCCCTCCAACTGGACCACTGGCATTTCTGGAGCAAGCCTCTGCCAGTCTGCCTCCGGCCCCTTTAAAACCAAACTAA
- the LOC113746628 gene encoding zinc finger protein 239-like, producing the protein MSSVECLREFVIERLNAAAEEIFGVFQKTIVEYEEEISRQRKLLDIVWKPEIKLHRIDLQQQHVCEEEEEVLTDQQLCNQERSSSLDQEDPEPLQIKEEQEEHCTSQEGEELLLNVEVDTFVVTPTDEERDHSEAEPESDHSKPEPESDHSEPEPETDHQMLLKNFYAAESQDQKRYKHEYSTRDVESEQNNQQYENKSHSTIIYNLNLSGADSYIHKQSFKCNTCGKDFKYKSDLLKHMRIHTGEKPYLCNTCGKRFNIVSTLKKHQRIHTGEKPYVCTTCGKAFTQGYHLKVHRRIHTGEKPYTCTTCGKAFRQQSGLTKHIRHIHAGEKPYTCNLCEKAYCHLT; encoded by the exons ATGTCTTCAGTTGAGTGTTTGAGGGAGTTTGTCATCGAGCGactaaatgctgctgctgaagaaatatttggagtttttcaaaaaactatCGTCGAGTACGAAGAAGAGATCTCTCGTCAGCGAAAACTGCTGGATATCGTTtggaaacctgaaataaagttacataGGATAG atctccaacagcaacatgtctgtgaggaagaggaggaggttctcactgaccagcagctctgtaaccaggagaggagctccagtctggaccaagaggacccagagcctctacagattaaagaggaacaggaggaacactgcaccagtcaggagggagaggagcttCTGCTAAATGTGGAGGTTGATACATTTGTGGTTACTCCTACTGATGAGGAAAGGGACCACAGTGAAGcagaacctgaaagtgaccacAGTaaaccagaacctgaaagtgaccacagtgaaccagaacctgaaacTGACCACCAGATGCTGTTGAAGAACTTTTATGCAGCTGAGAGCCAAGATCAGAAAAGATACAAGCATGAATACTCCACTAGAGATGTagagtcagaacaaaacaatcaacaatatgaaaacaaaagtcacagtACCATCATCTACAACCTTAACTTGTCAGGGGCTGACAGTTATATTCACAAacagtcttttaaatgtaacacttgTGGAAAGGATTTTAAGTATAAGTCAGATCTTCTGAAACACATGAgaatacacacaggtgagaagccgtatcTTTGCAAcacctgtgggaaaagattcaaTATCGTATCAACATTGAAAAAGCATCAgagaattcacacaggtgagaagccatatgtttgtacaacatgtgggaaagctttcacACAGGGATATCATTTGAAAGTACACAGACgcatccacacaggtgagaagccgtatacttgcacaacatgtgggaaagctttcagACAGCAGAGTGGCTTGACAAAACATATTAGACACATCCAcgcaggtgagaagccgtacaCCTGCAACCTGTGTGAGAAAGCATATTGCCATCTGACTTAA